The Flavobacterium sp. 102 genomic interval TCGGGTGTTCATTACCTGCAAATTCAGACAATGGAAGGGACTTATCATAAAAAATTCATAAAAAAATAATCTAAAACAAATATTATATGCACGAGTAAGGTGAAAACCTTACTTTTGTGCGTTTAAAAGAAACTGACAAATAAGAAATGGAAATTGCAATCAAACTATCTCAATTTTTACTGAGTTTATCAATATTAATTATACTTCACGAATTAGGGCATTTTATTCCGGCCAAATTATTTAAAACTAGGGTAGAGAAGTTCTACTTGTTTTTTGACATCAAATATTCTTTGCTGAAAAAGAAAATCGGTGAAACTGAATACGGTATCGGTTGGTTGCCTTTGGGCGGTTATGTGAAAATCTCCGGAATGGTAGATGAAAGCATGGACACGGAGCAATTGGCACAAGAACCACAACCTTGGGAGTTCCGTTCTAAACCGGCTTGGCAACGTTTGATTATTATGTTGGGCGGTGTAACGGTAAATTTCATTTTGGCTTTTATTATTTACATTGGAATGACTTTTTTCTATGGTGAAAAGTACATCAACAACAGTGAAGTGAAAGATGGTGTTTGGGTTCAAAACACGGAGCTTGAAAAGGTTGGGATTAAAACAGGAGATAAAATTGTCGCGATTGACGGTAAGGAAATTGTAAAATTTGAACCTTCTGTTAATTTGGATGTTTTGATGGCTAAAACGGTTTTGGTTAACCGTAACGGAGAAGAGAAGACTATTGCTATACCACAAAACTTTATCGGAAAATTTATTGACAAAGACAAAAAAGAATTGATTGCTTTGAGAATGCCTTTTGTGGTTGGCGGATTTGCTGATGACTCTAAGAATAAAGAACAACTAAAAGTTAAAGATGTTTTTGTTTCAGTTAATGGTCAATCATTAAAATACTATGATCAAGCCGCTTCGGTTCTTTCTTCCTATAAAGGGAAAGAGGTTACTGCTATCGTTTTGCGTGATGGTAAAGAAACGCCTGTGAAGCTTATTGTAAACCAAGAAGGCAAAATGGGTGTTGGACCGGCACAAGTGACTGAAAGCAGTCTGGAGAAATTAGGCTATTACAAATTCAGCACGGAGCAGTTTGGGCTTTTTGAATCCATTCCGGTTGGAATTGACAAAGGGTTTGCGCAATTGGGCAACTACTGGAAACAATTGAAACTTATTTTTAATCCTAGTACAGGAGCTTACAAAGGCGTAGGCGGATTTGCGGCTATTTATAATATATTCCCTGATTATTGGAGTTGGGAAGCTTTTTGGAGTATCACGGCTTTATTGTCAATTATGTTAGGGGTAATGAATTTATTGCCAATTCCTGCCTTAGATGGAGGTCATGTGATGTTCTTGTTGTATGAAATGATCTCAGGCAGAAAGCCAAGCGACAAGTTCTTAGAAAGAGCCCAAATGGTTGGTTTTGTATTACTTATTTCCCTGTTATTGTTTGCTAACGGAAACGATATTTACAAGGCAATCATAGGCAAGTAATATTTTTTGAAATTTTATTCGTTTTTATTTGCAAAAAATAAAATTCGTTCTATCTTTGCAACCGCTTAAAAGGATATAAATATCCTCTATAGCTAAAGAAAAAGAGCTTCTGACTGTTAATCAGAGTCCCGATAGTTATCGGGATTGGTTCGAGAAATGTTTTTTGAAATAATAGAATTTACAATATACAGTTTCCTCCTTAGCTCAGTTGGTTAGAGCATCTGACTGTTAATCAGAGGGTCCTTGGTTCGAGCCCAAGAGGGGGAGCTTTTTAGAAAGCCTGATGCGAAAGTATTGGGCTTTTTTCATTTATAAAATAATACTAAAGCATCTGACTGTTAATCATAGTCCCGATAGCTATCGGGATTGGTTCGAGCCCAAGCCCCGATAGTAATCGGGGGGAGCTTATTAGAAAGCCTGATGCGAAAGTATTGGGCTTTTTTCATTTATAAAATAATACTAAAGCATCTGACTGTTAATCATAGTCCCGATAGCTATCGGGATTGGTTCGAGCCCAAGCCCCGATAGTAATCGGGGGGAGCTTATTAGAAAGCCTGATACGAAAGTATCGGGCTTTTTTCATTTATAAAATAATACTAAAGCATCTGACTGTTAATCATAGTCCCGATAGCTATCGGGATTGGTTCGAGCCCAAGCCCCGATAGTAATCGGGGGGAGCTTATTAGAAAGCCTGATACGAAAGTATCGGGCTTTTTTCATTTATAAAATAATGCTAAAGCATCTGACTGTTAATCATAGTCCCGATAGCTATCGGGATTGGTTCGAGCCCAAGCCCCGATAGTAATCGGGGGGAGCTTATTAGAAAGCCAGTCGCAAGACTGGCTTTTTTTGTTTAATTACATTGCAAATGAATATAATATTTACATCTGACTGTTAATCAGAGCCCCGATAGTAATCGGGGGAGCTTATTAGAGAGCCAGTCTTATGACTGGCTTTTTTTATTTAATTTTATTTCAAATTGAACATATATGCACTTTGTTTACATTCTTCATTCGGTGAAAATTAATCGTTTTTATATTGGTTATACTTCTAATCTTGACCTTAGAATGGAATTTCATGAGCATGCCGAGAGTAGAAAGTTTACTTATAATGCTGATGATTGGACTTTGTTCTTCACCATTAACTGTGGATCCAAATCTCAGGCTCTTGCTATCGAAAAGCATATTAAGGCTATGAAAAGTAAGGTATATATTGAAAACCTAAAGAAGTATCCTGAGATGGTGGAAAAATTACTTAAAAAGTATGAGGTATTTGACGCTTAATCTTTCCTCTCAATTCCCACCACCATTGATAATCTCCAACACCTTATTCAAAGCTTCTTCTGATTTCAACTCAATATCCGGATTCACACCAACTCTATCCAAACGAACGCCGTCATACGTATAGAAATCGGCAATGGGCAATATCAGCATGTATTTTCCGGACACCACAAAAGGAGATGCCGCTAACATTCTTCCCAGTTTTGCTTTGCCGCCAAATATACGTACGTCCGCATTTTTGGGAGAAGTTACGGTAAATTGTTCTTTAGCTATTTTCAACACTATAAATATCTTCTTTGCTATTTCTAAAATTTTCTTGAATATCATGATTCAGGAAATGATTTTTATAGGTATTCCATTTTCAACAATAGTATTTTTGTTTTGGCTATTTAGATATTTGATTACGACAGAGTTTTGAAATAAAGGCGTTATTATATATTGATGTGAAATTATAATGCCTAAATTTAATAAAGAATAGTATTATATAAATGAATTTTGTTTTTAATTTTAACACTTTGCAACTGTGTATAGAATAACATTGCAATTGGTTTGAAATATGTATTAAATAGGTAACAAAGGTATTGAAGTGTTTGTAATGAATACACTAGGGTTTTGCAATGATTACTGAATAGTTTTGTAAGTATGTTTAAATGCTATGAAATACTTATTTAACCAGTTGGGTGTAATTATTTGAATTAAAAAAGGTCAATAAATATTAATCAAAATTTTGAAATTCAACACCTTGACGTTATCAAAAACCAATTCATTTTACAACAAATAATTATACTAGAAGTAGATTTAACTATTGTTAGACAGATAACTCTAAGTAGTAAATTTTTAGATAATGCAATAAAATATATAAATTAATTATAGAATAATTATGGCAAAAAATAATGTAACTGTTTCAAATAGTATTCAAATTGATGATTTGAACCTAAAAAATATCTCGAATAAAATGGTTTGGTTTTTAGCCCTTTTTTCATTTTTACTTTATGCAAATACATTAAGCCACGGATTTGTTTTAGATGACATCGCAGTTATTGAACAAAATAGTTTTGTTAAAAAAGGTTTTGCTGGGATTTCGGAACTATTTTCTACTTTTTATTGGCAAGGATATTGGAATTTAAATGCTGGTTTGTATAGACCAATGTCATTAGTATTTTTTGCTGTAGAATGGCAATTGTTTCCCAATAATCCTTTCATCTATCATTTTTTTAATGTCTTTTATTATAGTTTAAGTGTTATACTGTTATTTAAAGTATTGTACTATTATTTGAAAGAATATTCCATTTGGATTCCTTTTTTTATCGTCTTATTGTTTACCGTTCACCCAATTCATACAGAGGTAGTGGCTAATATTAAAAGTAGGGACGAAATTTTTTGTTTTCTCTTTTTTATTGCCGGTGTCTATTTTCTTTTGATCAAAGAAAAAAAGGTATATCAAGTTCTGGGCGTAGTATCCTATCTATTTTGTTTGTTATCTAAAGAAGCAGGAATTTTATTTTTACCGATTCTTTTCTTCTTATATTGGTTAAAATATAAGAAGGATTTTTTTCTAAAAGCTATTCCAATTATCAGTATCAGTGCATTTTGGCTTATTTTGCATCGCTATATTATTTTAACTTCTCCCTTTAAAAGAATTCAATATACTTATTTAGACAATTCCCTTTTTGGGTGTGATGGTTTAACATCTAAAATAGCAACGGGAGTTACCCTATTAGCCCGATATATTATTAAATCCATTTATCCTTATAATTTGAGTTATGATTACTCTTTTAATCAAATTCCATGTGTAACAATAAGCTCTTTCTCATTTTTATTAAGTCTATTGCTGGTTGGAATATTTTTATTTTCAATGTATTTCTTCCGAAAAAAAAATAACTTTATTAGCTTAGGAATACTATTTTTTTTCATTACTATTTTTTTAGCCAGTAATATTGTTGTTTTTATTGGTACAACAATGGGAGATAGGTTGTTATATACACCTGTTTTAGGTATTATTATTGCCTTAGTTTTTTTACTATTTCATCTTTCAAAAAACATGAAGATTAAAAGTTTTTATCACCCATTAATATATTTTTTATCTTTTGTAGTTTTATTATTTTCATTTAAAACATTTAATAGAAATAAAGCCTGGAAATCAAATACAACTTTGTTTACTGAGGATTTATTGAATGCACCTAATAGTGCTCGTGTAAATTTTAATTATGCTACCGTGTTTTTTAATCAATTGTCTTCAGATGTTGAAATTCAAAAACAACAATTACCTTTTATTATTGATTCTTATAAAAAAGTATTGTTAATTGATCCCAATGATAAAGGGACTTTGACCAACTTAGGCGTATGTTATTATAGAATGAAGGATTATAAAATGTCTATATCTTTTACTAAACATGCTTTAGAATTAACCAAAACGGATTATGCTTTGCAATCTAATTTAGCAGATGCTTATTTTAGAAATAATAATTATGATGAAGCTATTGCAATTTATAAAGAATTAATTGAAAATAATTATACTCAAGAGAACACTTATAATTATTACGGAGTAGCTTTATTTAATAAAAAGGAATATGCAACTGCAGTTACTGTTTTTAAAGAAGGTATTAAGCAAAACTCAGATTTTGTGGAATTGTGGATGAATTATGGAAATGCTTTAGCGGCCTCAGGGAATCTTAAAGAGGCAATAACTGCATTTGAAAAAGCTTATAAATTAGATCCAAGTCAAAAGAATTCATTAAAGTTTCTAGCCATGTCTTACCAAGAATTAGGAAATACTGAAAAGGCAAATTATTATTACTCAGAGTTTATTAAAAAATAAAAAAGGTCTCATTTTATTGAGACCTCTTCTTTAATTATTAGATGTTTTTAGTTTAGATTTTTACTAAATTAGAAATCAAAAGAATTATCGAGCTCTCGTTAATAGGGAGAATACTCTTCTTTTTTTAGTAATGGATATAGTAATTTAATCTATAAAAAAGGGTTGCTATGCGCTAGCATAACAACCCTTTTATCTATATTACTTTTTTATTATTAGCTTTTGAGAACTTATTTTTATTCCATTTGTTCCTTTGATATAATAAATACCATCAGCTAAATTTTCAACATTGATATTATTTTCTAAGTTAGCATATGCTTTAAATGTTTTAATAGTTTGCCCCAATTGATTAACAATTAAAAACTCACCATCAAAATTAGTATCAATATATAGCAATCCGCTTGTTGGATTTGGATATATTGTAAATTGTGTTTTGACAAAAGTAGGTGTGCCTAAAGTAGTAACGGTATAACAAGCCGATTCAACTGTACAGGCTCCAAAGGTTATCTCAACTTTATAATCACCTAGACTTGTTGGTGTAAAATTCTGATTTGTTTCACCAGTTAATAAAGTGTTTGGACATTCATACCATTGGTAAGTAGCACCCACTTCATTTGCAGTTAAAATACCAGTAGTTACTTCAGCTATAGTATTATCAATAGCTGTTGGCTCAGTAATAGTTGCTGAAGTGGTAGCCGAACAACCGTTAGCATCGGTCACCGTACAGGTCCATGTTCCGGCAGTAAGTCCAGTTACAGAAACTGTTCCGTCACCTGTTGGTGTTCCCGGAGTCCAGTCATAAGTGTATCCGCCAGCACCACCAGTTGGAGTATTGATAGCTGCTGCGCCATTTGACCCACCATTACAAGCAATATTGGTTTGTGAAGAAGGAGTTAAAGCAAGTGTAGTTGGTTGCGTTACTGTAAAACTTTGAGAAGCTGAACATCCATTAGCATCGGTCACCGTACAGGTCCAAGTTCCGGCAGTTAATCCGGAAACCGAAGTTGTTCCGTCACCTGTTGGTGTTCCGGGAGTCCAGTCATAAGTGTATCCACCAGCACCTCCTGTTGGAGTATTGATAGCTGCTGCTCCATTAGAACCTCCAAAGCAAGCAATATTAGTTTGAGAAGCTGCTGTCATTGAAATGGCAGTTGGTTGCGTTACTGTAAAACTTTGAGAAGCTGAACAACCATTAGCATCGGTCACCGTACACGTCCAAGTTCCGGCAGTTAATCCGGAAACCGAAGTTGTTCCGTCACCTGTTGGTGTTCCGGGAGTCCAGTCATAAGTGTATCCACCAGCACCTCCTGTTGGAGTATTGATAGCTGCTGCTCCATTAGAACCTCCAAAGCAAGCAATATTAGTTTGAGAAGCTGCTGTCATTGAAATGGCAGTTGGTTGCGTTACTGTAAAACTTTGAGAAGCTGAACAACCATTAGCATCGGTCACCGTACACGTCCAAGTTCCGGCAGTTAATCCGGAAACCGAAGTTGTTCCGTCACCTGTTGGTGTTCCGGGAGTCCAGTCATAAGTGTATCCACCAGCACCACCAGTTGCAGTATTCACAGCAGCAGCACCATTTGAACCTCCATTACAAGCAATGTTAGTTTGAGAAGCTGCTGTCATTGAAATGGCAGTTGGTTGCGTTACTGTAAAACTTTGAGAAGCCGAACAACCGTTAGCATCGGTCACCGTACACGTCCAAGTTCCGGCAGTTAATCCGGAAACCGAAGTTGTTCCGTCACCTGTTGGTGTTCCGGGAGTCCAGTCATAAGTATATCCGCCAGCACCTCCTGTTGGTGTATTGATAGCTGCTGCTCCATTAGAACCTCCAAAGCAAGCAATATTAGTTTGAGAAGCAGGCGTTACTGAAATGGCAGTTGGTTGTGTTACTGTAAAGCTTTGAGAAGCCGTACAACCGTTAGCATCGGTCACCGTACAGGTCCAAGTTCCAGCCGTTAAACCGGAAACCGAAGTTGTTCCGTCACCTGTTGGTGTTCCGGGAGTCCAGTCATAAGTGTATCCACCAGCACCACCAGTTGCAGTATTCACAGCAGCGGCACCATTTGAACCCCCATTACAAGCAATGTTAGTTTGCGAAGCTGCCGTTACTGAAATGGCAGTTGGTTGCGTTACTGTAAAACTTTGAGAAGCCGAACAACCGTTAGCATCGGTCACCGTACAGGTCCATGTTCCGGCAGTAAGTCCAGTTACAGAAACTGTTCCGTCACCTGTTGGTGTTCCCGGAGTCCAGTCATAAGTGTATCCGCCAGCACCACCAGTTGGAGTATTGATAGCTGCTGCGCCATTTGACCCACCATTACAAGCAATATTGGTTTGTGAAGAAGGAGTTAAAGCAAGTGTAGTTGGTTGCGTTACTGTAAAACTTTGAGAAGCCGAACAACCGTTAGCATCGGTCACCGTACACGTCCAAGTTCCGGCAGTTAATCCGGAAACCGAAGTTGTTCCGTCACCTGTTGGTGTTCCGGGAGTCCAGTCATAAGTGTATCCACCAGCACCACCAGTTGCAGTATTCACAGCAGCAGCACCATTTGAACCTCCATTACAAGCAATGTTAGTTTGAGAAGCTGCTGTCATTGAAATGGCAGTTGGTTGCGTTACTGTAAAACTTTGAGAAGCCGTACAACCGTTAGCATCGGTCACCGTACACGTCCAAGTTCCGGCAGTTAATCCGGAAACCGAAGTTGTTCCGTCACCTGTTGGTGTTCCGGGAGTCCAGTCATAAGTGTATCCACCAGCACCACCAGTTGCAGTATTCACAGCAGCGGCACCATTTGAACCTCCATTACAAGCAATGTTAGTTTGCGAAGCTGCCGTTACTGAAATGGCAGTTGGTTGCGTTACTGTAAAACTTTGAGAAGCCGAACAACCGTTAGCATCGGTCACCGTACAGGTCCAAGTTCCGGCAGTAAGTCCAGTTACAGAAGTTGTTCCGTCACCTGTTGGTGTTCCGGGAGTCCAGTCATAAGTATATCCGCCAGCACCTCCTGTTGGTGTATTGATAGCTGCTGCTCCATTAGAACCTCCAAAGCAAGCAATATTAGTTTGAGAAGCAGGCGTTACTGAAATGGCAGTTGGTTGTGTTACTGTAAAGCTTTGAGAAGCCGTACAACCGTTAGCATCGGTCACCGTACAGGTCCAAGTTCCAGCCGTTAAACCGGAAACAGAAGTTGTTCCGTCACCTGTTGGTGTTCCGGGAGTCCAGTCATAAGTGTATCCACCAGCACCACCAGTTGCAGTATTCACAGCAGCGGCACCATTTGAACCTCCATTACAAGCAATGTTAGTTTGCGAAGCTGCCGTTACTGAAATGGCAGTTGGTTGCGTTACTGTAAAACTTTGAGAAGCCGAACAACCGTTAGCATCGGTCACCGTACAGGTCCATGTTCCGGCAGTAAGTCCAGTTACAGAAACTGTTCCGTCACCTGTTGGTGTTCCCGGAGTCCAGTCATAAGTGTATCCGCCAGCACCACCAGTTGGAGTATTGATAGCTGCTGCGCCATTTGACCCACCATTACAAGCAATATTGGTTTGTGAAGAAGGAGTTAAAGCAAGTGTAGTTGGTTGCGTTACTGTAAAACTTTGAGAAGCTGAACAACCATTAGCATCGGTCACCGTACACGTCCAAGTTCCGGCAGTTAATCCGGAAACCGAAGTTGCTCCGTCACCTGTTGGTGTTCCGGGAGTCCAGTCATAAGTGTATCCACCAGCACCACCAGTTGCAGTATTCACAGCAGCAGCACCATTTGAACCTCCATTACAAGCAATGTTAGTTTGAGAAGCTGCTGTCATTGAAATGGCAGTTGGTTGCGTTACTGTAAAACTTTGAGAAGCCGAACAACCGTTAGCATCGGTCACCGTACACGTCCAAGTTCCGGCAGTTAATCCGGAAACCGAAGTTGTTCCGTCACCTGTTGGTGTTCCGGGAGTCCAGTCATAAGTGTATCCACCAGCACCACCAGTTGCAGTATTCACAGCAGCAGCACCATTTGAACCTCCATTACAAGCAATGTTAGTTTGAGAAGCTGCTGTCATTGAAATGGCAGTTGGTTGCGTTACTGTAAAACTTTGAGAAGCCGTACAACCGTTAGCATCGGTCACCGTACACGTCCAAGTTCCGGCAGTTAATCCGGAAACCGAAGTTGTTCCGTCACCTGTTGCTGTTCCGGGAGTCCAGTCATAAGTGTATCCACCAGCACCACCAGTTGCAGTATTCACAGCAGCGGCACCATTTGAACCTCCATTACAAGCAATGTTAGTTTGCGAAGCTGCCGTTACTGAAATGGCAGTTGGTTGCGTTACTGTAAAACTTTGAGAAGCCGAACAACCGTTAGCATCGGTCACCGTACAGGTCCAAGTTCCGGCAGTAAGTCCAGTTACAGAAGTTGTTCCGTCACCTGTTGGTGTTCCCGGAGTCCAGTCATAAGTGTATCCGCCAGCACCACCAGTTGGAGTATTGATAGCTGCTGCGCCATTTGACCCACCATTACAAGCAATATTGGTTTGAGATGCAGCAGTTACTGAAATAGCTGGAGGTTGAGTTATAGTGAATGTACTTGTAACGGATGAACTTACAGCATCGGTTATCGTGCAAATGTATGTTCCAGCAATCAATCCGGAAGCGGTTGATCCCGTTCCGCCTGATGGAGCCCATGAGTAAGTGTATGGAGAGGTCCCTCCTGATGGAGTTACGGTTGCAGAACCATTCGATCCTCCGAAACAAGAAACATTTGTTTGATTTTGAGATACGGGAAAGGCAATCGGAGTAAAAGTGTATGATCTGCCGCTTCCGGGCCAAGTTGTATTATTGTCATTAGCGGTAACAATACTGCTCGTATTTGAAGCTGTGGTAACACTAACGAAATCGGATACCCCATTTGTCAAAATTCCAACAGAATAGCCTCCATTAAAATCATTCCCGGCCCCATAAATAAATTTTACAATATTTGATGTTTCATATAACCAAATTTGAAAATTTTTATCTGCTGCCCCTGTATTCCCAAGATAGGACAAGTGATAATCGATAACCAATATTCTCGACCCAGCGGAACCGGAAGTTTGATAATTGACGCTTCCATTTGCATCAGTGTAATTATCATCCCAATACGGGATTAAATAAGGACCTGATAGATTACCGATTACGTTATTGTAATCTGTTACAGCACTTGCACCAAGCTCTATAAGTCCGTTAGATGTAACAGAA includes:
- a CDS encoding tetratricopeptide repeat protein: MAKNNVTVSNSIQIDDLNLKNISNKMVWFLALFSFLLYANTLSHGFVLDDIAVIEQNSFVKKGFAGISELFSTFYWQGYWNLNAGLYRPMSLVFFAVEWQLFPNNPFIYHFFNVFYYSLSVILLFKVLYYYLKEYSIWIPFFIVLLFTVHPIHTEVVANIKSRDEIFCFLFFIAGVYFLLIKEKKVYQVLGVVSYLFCLLSKEAGILFLPILFFLYWLKYKKDFFLKAIPIISISAFWLILHRYIILTSPFKRIQYTYLDNSLFGCDGLTSKIATGVTLLARYIIKSIYPYNLSYDYSFNQIPCVTISSFSFLLSLLLVGIFLFSMYFFRKKNNFISLGILFFFITIFLASNIVVFIGTTMGDRLLYTPVLGIIIALVFLLFHLSKNMKIKSFYHPLIYFLSFVVLLFSFKTFNRNKAWKSNTTLFTEDLLNAPNSARVNFNYATVFFNQLSSDVEIQKQQLPFIIDSYKKVLLIDPNDKGTLTNLGVCYYRMKDYKMSISFTKHALELTKTDYALQSNLADAYFRNNNYDEAIAIYKELIENNYTQENTYNYYGVALFNKKEYATAVTVFKEGIKQNSDFVELWMNYGNALAASGNLKEAITAFEKAYKLDPSQKNSLKFLAMSYQELGNTEKANYYYSEFIKK
- a CDS encoding T9SS type A sorting domain-containing protein codes for the protein MKTRLLLIFVLVLGMSAKAQVNAYSYSTSTGNALATGSFTNLLGTFLDDDVSAIANIGFTFKFNGVNYTNFSVTSNGLIELGASAVTDYNNVIGNLSGPYLIPYWDDNYTDANGSVNYQTSGSAGSRILVIDYHLSYLGNTGAADKNFQIWLYETSNIVKFIYGAGNDFNGGYSVGILTNGVSDFVSVTTASNTSSIVTANDNNTTWPGSGRSYTFTPIAFPVSQNQTNVSCFGGSNGSATVTPSGGTSPYTYSWAPSGGTGSTASGLIAGTYICTITDAVSSSVTSTFTITQPPAISVTAASQTNIACNGGSNGAAAINTPTGGAGGYTYDWTPGTPTGDGTTSVTGLTAGTWTCTVTDANGCSASQSFTVTQPTAISVTAASQTNIACNGGSNGAAAVNTATGGAGGYTYDWTPGTATGDGTTSVSGLTAGTWTCTVTDANGCTASQSFTVTQPTAISMTAASQTNIACNGGSNGAAAVNTATGGAGGYTYDWTPGTPTGDGTTSVSGLTAGTWTCTVTDANGCSASQSFTVTQPTAISMTAASQTNIACNGGSNGAAAVNTATGGAGGYTYDWTPGTPTGDGATSVSGLTAGTWTCTVTDANGCSASQSFTVTQPTTLALTPSSQTNIACNGGSNGAAAINTPTGGAGGYTYDWTPGTPTGDGTVSVTGLTAGTWTCTVTDANGCSASQSFTVTQPTAISVTAASQTNIACNGGSNGAAAVNTATGGAGGYTYDWTPGTPTGDGTTSVSGLTAGTWTCTVTDANGCTASQSFTVTQPTAISVTPASQTNIACFGGSNGAAAINTPTGGAGGYTYDWTPGTPTGDGTTSVTGLTAGTWTCTVTDANGCSASQSFTVTQPTAISVTAASQTNIACNGGSNGAAAVNTATGGAGGYTYDWTPGTPTGDGTTSVSGLTAGTWTCTVTDANGCTASQSFTVTQPTAISMTAASQTNIACNGGSNGAAAVNTATGGAGGYTYDWTPGTPTGDGTTSVSGLTAGTWTCTVTDANGCSASQSFTVTQPTTLALTPSSQTNIACNGGSNGAAAINTPTGGAGGYTYDWTPGTPTGDGTVSVTGLTAGTWTCTVTDANGCSASQSFTVTQPTAISVTAASQTNIACNGGSNGAAAVNTATGGAGGYTYDWTPGTPTGDGTTSVSGLTAGTWTCTVTDANGCTASQSFTVTQPTAISVTPASQTNIACFGGSNGAAAINTPTGGAGGYTYDWTPGTPTGDGTTSVSGLTAGTWTCTVTDANGCSASQSFTVTQPTAISMTAASQTNIACNGGSNGAAAVNTATGGAGGYTYDWTPGTPTGDGTTSVSGLTAGTWTCTVTDANGCSASQSFTVTQPTAISMTAASQTNIACFGGSNGAAAINTPTGGAGGYTYDWTPGTPTGDGTTSVSGLTAGTWTCTVTDANGCSASQSFTVTQPTAISMTAASQTNIACFGGSNGAAAINTPTGGAGGYTYDWTPGTPTGDGTTSVSGLTAGTWTCTVTDANGCSASQSFTVTQPTTLALTPSSQTNIACNGGSNGAAAINTPTGGAGGYTYDWTPGTPTGDGTVSVTGLTAGTWTCTVTDANGCSATTSATITEPTAIDNTIAEVTTGILTANEVGATYQWYECPNTLLTGETNQNFTPTSLGDYKVEITFGACTVESACYTVTTLGTPTFVKTQFTIYPNPTSGLLYIDTNFDGEFLIVNQLGQTIKTFKAYANLENNINVENLADGIYYIKGTNGIKISSQKLIIKK
- the rseP gene encoding RIP metalloprotease RseP, which codes for MEIAIKLSQFLLSLSILIILHELGHFIPAKLFKTRVEKFYLFFDIKYSLLKKKIGETEYGIGWLPLGGYVKISGMVDESMDTEQLAQEPQPWEFRSKPAWQRLIIMLGGVTVNFILAFIIYIGMTFFYGEKYINNSEVKDGVWVQNTELEKVGIKTGDKIVAIDGKEIVKFEPSVNLDVLMAKTVLVNRNGEEKTIAIPQNFIGKFIDKDKKELIALRMPFVVGGFADDSKNKEQLKVKDVFVSVNGQSLKYYDQAASVLSSYKGKEVTAIVLRDGKETPVKLIVNQEGKMGVGPAQVTESSLEKLGYYKFSTEQFGLFESIPVGIDKGFAQLGNYWKQLKLIFNPSTGAYKGVGGFAAIYNIFPDYWSWEAFWSITALLSIMLGVMNLLPIPALDGGHVMFLLYEMISGRKPSDKFLERAQMVGFVLLISLLLFANGNDIYKAIIGK
- a CDS encoding GIY-YIG nuclease family protein — its product is MHFVYILHSVKINRFYIGYTSNLDLRMEFHEHAESRKFTYNADDWTLFFTINCGSKSQALAIEKHIKAMKSKVYIENLKKYPEMVEKLLKKYEVFDA